The following are encoded together in the Panicum virgatum strain AP13 chromosome 6K, P.virgatum_v5, whole genome shotgun sequence genome:
- the LOC120713198 gene encoding uncharacterized protein LOC120713198 yields the protein MDATATVYDVLQQNCLPRGLLPQGVQSYTLGDGGALEVTLPGECNFFVTADGKQFKFRYGHTVTGIIEPGSISSINGVRMQVAFEWLGINQVNRVGNQLNIQLQNSTQPFPISAFTHSASCN from the coding sequence ATGGATGCAACCGCCACGGTGTATGACGTGCTGCAGCAGAACTGCTTGCCACGGGGCCTCCTCCCACAAGGTGTGCAGTCCTACACGCTTGGTGATGGAGGCGCATTGGAGGTGACCCTCCCGGGAGAGTGCAACTTTTTTGTCACAGCCGATGGCAAACAGTTCAAGTTTCGATACGGCCACACTGTCACAGGCATCATCGAACCTGGATCTATCAGCAGTATAAACGGCGTGAGGATGCAGGTGGCCTTTGAGTGGCTGGGTATCAACCAGGTCAATCGCGTAGGCAACCAGCTCAACATCCAGCTCCAGAACTCCACTCAGCCGTTCCCTATCAGCGCCTTCACACACAGCGCCAGCTGCAACTGA